CCGACAACTAGCGTTCTACTTACTTTGCTTTCTTCAACCTCTGTATAGGTTGTTCCGTTTTTAAAACTAAACCACATTCTCCAGCAAAGACGTATGGACATAGTAAATAAAATAGAGAACATGCAACTAAGCAATAAAAAACGATAGCTTGTATGCAAGGATAGCGCAAGTTCTACTAAGAAAACAATAAAGTAAGTACCTACCAAGGTTAGACTGATCGTGCTGAGAGTTTTATAGTCCGTGTAACGATTGATAATCGAAAAGAGTTTCGTTTTGATTCCAATTAAAAAATAGAGCACTACTGTCATTGTTAAGGTTTGTACAAAACTCAAATCTGACAGCAAAACATATTCAGATAAAAAGAAGTATGCCACAAAACCACTAAATATATTAAAACAGCATCTGCTATCATCAGAATAATTCTTTTTTGTGATCGTGTTAATTCCATAATATCCCTTTATTTATTCTATTCTTCTTTCAGTCGATCCCCATAGTGTCCATAGGAACCATAGAAACCGTATTTGTCTGCTTGCACATTGTATTTATTTAAGACCACGCCAAGGAAAGGTGTGGATGATTGCTCCAATTGCGTTTTAGATTTTTGAACCATTTTACGCTTGACTTCATTTGTAGACACAACCAAAAGACTGGCATCGCAAACTTTGGCAATCAAGGTTGCGTCTACCACCATACCAATCGGCGGTGTATCCACGATAATATAGTCGTAATGACGGCGCAAGACGCTCATCATAGTGGTAAATCGCTCACTCTGGAGAAGAGCCGTTGGATTGGGTGACGCTTGTCCAGAGGTAATGACGAAGAGATTCTCCTCATCCGTTTCGCACAGTCCTTGAGACAAGTCTGTATTTCTCGCAAGATACTCTGTCAAGCCAGAAACCTTCTCACCGCTCTTAAAGACTCCACCTAGCATTTTTGAATTTCGGATATCTGCGTCAATCAAAAGTGTCTTATGACCCGCCTTAGCAAAGGTTAGAGCAAGATTGGTTGAAGTTGTCGTCTTCCCTTCACCTGGGAAGGTAGAACTAACAGCAATCACCTTGATATCTTCACCGCTAAGTTGGATATTGGTCCGAAGAGCATTGTAATACTCCTCTACCCGTGAAATAGAAAGTTTTTTCTTTTTTGCTAACTCTAGTATTGGCATTGTATCTCCTAACCTACCTTACTCATATCTGGGATGACACCAAGTAATGTCATGCCTAGGGTTTCTTCGATATCTTCTGGCTTCTTGACACGGTCATCAAGGATTTCCACGCTCACTACCACAAGAACCATCAAGACACCACCCGCAAGCACTCCAATGATGGTATTTCGACGAATGTTTGGAGAAGACGGTGTTTTCGGCGTCTCCGCTTCTTCCAGCGTTGTAACATCAGAGACCTTGGTAACAGCGATGATTTTCTCAGCAGCAACTTCACGCAAGGTATTAGCGATACGGCTTGCTTCTGCCGGATCCGCATGCGTAACCGTAATAGACACAATCCGAGTATCTGTCGGTACGGTCACAGTTACCTTAGATGCCAAATCAGATGGCGAACCTGACAATTTCAATTCTGAAATGACAGATGCCAAGACATCTTGAGATAAGATGATTTCCTTATAGTCCTTTACCAGATAAGAACCTGCCTGCAGGTCTTGGTTGGTCAAGGTAGGATTTTCTCCCTGCTGACGATTGACAACGTAGATACGCGTCGTGCTCTTATAAGTAGGCTTAGCAATAAAAACACTGTAACCTAGAGCTAAAATCCCCGTCAATAAGGCAGTTAAGATGATTAAAAACTTCCGTTTCCAAAGTGTCTTCAACAGAGACAACACATCGATTTCGATCATTTGATTTTCTTGATTCATGTATTTACTTTCTCCAGAGTTTGATTGATTAAATAAACTCGTTACTTAATAAGATTTCTTGGTTTGTCTTAAAGAGTTCTTCCGCACGCTCAGCGCCGTATTTTTTCGCGACAATCTGATAGGCCTTTTGCATATAAGGCGGTCTGTCATCAAGATTGTGCATATCGCTGGCAACGAAATGAACCAAGTCCCGTTCTAGAAAGAACTGAACACGCTTTTTCATAAATTTGTAACGATCACCAAAGAGCTTGGGTTTCAAAACATTTGAACTGTTGACCTGCATATAGCAGCCCATATTGATCAATTCGCTGACCCTATCTTCATCATTTTCCAGACAGTGATAGCGCTCGATATGAGCCACCACTGGGGTCATGCCGAGGCGGATAACATTGCCCAAGGCTGAGTGAATATCCTTATAGGGTGTATTCATACTAAACTCGATCAAGATATACTTGGTGCCACCTAGACTGGGAAATGTCCCCTCTTCCAGCTTTTGCAAGATGTCGCTAGTATAGTAAATCTCAGCTCCATATAGCACGGTCAAGTCGTCAGCAACTTGCTTGGCCAAGTCCTGCACTTGCTTAAAATTTGCTGCAATCTTTTCTTCAGGTGTTTCAAACATGCCCTTTCGGCGATGAGAAGTAGAAATAATGGTACGAACACCCTGACGATAGCTCTCTTCTAGTAGACGTCGGCTATCCTCTAATGTCTTAGGACCGTCATCCACATCAAAAATGATATGCGAGTGAATATCAATCATGCTTTACTTCCCTTCCATCACTTCTTGGATTGCTGCTTTGGCCGCTGCCAAGCTATTTTGATCAATTTCCATCATGTAGAGATTGGCTTCTGGCATGGCATAAGAAGGCAGACCTGTATTTCCAGTTCCGGTCAAGGCCTGAGAAGTCACATTATAACTTCCACCTGACTCCAACTGAGTATTGATCAGATTCATCATCGTTTCCAAGCTCATATCGGTCTGGACAGAATCCTGTAGCCCTGAAAGAATGGCGTTGTAATTCTTCAGTGCATCTGTCGAAGTCAGTTTCTTAATGACTGCTGCAATAACCTTTTCTTGGTTCTTACCACGATCATTATCTCCACCATTTAGAGAATAACGCTCACGGACGAAGCCTAGAGCTTGGTCAGAATTCAGATGGATCTTGCCTACAGGGAAATGGTAATTGCCGTGCAGGCTAGTAAACTCTTGGTCGTTCTCAATATCAATTCCGCCCAGCAAGTCAATCAACTTGAGGAAGGAAGTGAAATTCAGGCGCACGTAATAATTCAAATCAATGCCGTAGAGGTTCTCCAAGGTGTGAACTGAAGCATCCACGCCGTAAATACCCGCGTGGGTCAGCTTATCTGGCTGATTGAGGCCACCGTCCGCAATTGGAACATAGGCATCCCGAGGCGTCGTCGTCAGCAAGACTTTCTTGGTCTTACGATTGACTGTCATGATAATATTGACATCCGAGCGTGACACAGAAGAAATCGGTCCATAAGTGTCAATACCACTGACATAGATATTGAAGACTTCTGCATTAGGATCCTGCTTACCGATAGCTGTATCAATCTTCTTGCTCATCTTGTGAGTGTAGATTTTTTTAATCTTAGAAGCATAGTCGGGATCTTCACCACGAATGGTATCTTCAAAGACGCTGTTCAAGACCATAGCCTTGGCTTCACCAGAAGTCAGTGACTTATAGGCAGCTAGATAAGAAGAAGCTGTATCCACTGTCAGCTCATGCCCTTGTGTCTGACTGATATTTTTCATCAGTGCTTGGACATTGTCTTGGTCATTGCCCGATGGCGCCAAGACACTTGTCAACTGCTTGAGGTCCGTGACATCGCTATCTGCCGGCACCACGATACTCATCTCATACTCAGAGTAGTTGGAAGTGGAGTTGACACCAGCCGACAAGTCGACCAAGCCTTTTACAGCATACATAGATACCGAACCCACAAGTAGAGCTAGTATTAGGAGAGCGCTAGTCGCCCTCTCTGCCTTCCCCTTGAAAATGAGGAATCCTGATAGGACTGCCACTGCTAGGATGAGGACTGTCACTAAGACATTCACATAGCGAAAAGCTAGAAAATGATAGCGGAAAATTGTGAAAATCAAGAAAGCCGCTAACAAAGTATAAACACCCAACAGGGTGCTGTTAAATATTTTCAAGCGATTGCTTTTCTTTTTAGATTTTTTTGATCTCTGATACATTCACCTTACTACTTTCTGTGCGAAATTACTCTAGTCTATTATAGCATAAAAACATGGCTTTTTTAAGAATTTCTTAAGAATATTATATAATTGTAAAAAAATCCTATTCTTTTGTCAACGACTTCAACTTTGAAATCGAATTCAAGCCAAAACACAGAAAAATAAAGCGATACCAAGGCATTGACACTACCTTATTCTGGTAGATAAGATAGATCTCCGCTCATGAAATTCAGAGAGCTACTGGCATATAGTAAGCATATTTGAAAAATTGTAGACAAAATTGAACCAAAAGTCCTATTTTTATGCTGAAAGTTTTGCTCCAATCTAGACGATTATAACAAGCCATCTCGGTCCACTTGCTCATAAGCTTGCAAACCATCATTGAGCTTGTCCCAGATGACTACCTGTCCTGACTGAAGGGACTTCTGCACATCAATGATGCGTTGATTAGAGGAACCACGAAATTGTAGCATGAGATTTTTCTTCGTGATATCAAAACGGCCGTCCACCAAGATGTCAATCAGACTCAGCAGCTCCAGCTTATCCTCCGTTTCCAGCATCATCTCCTCCCAAGTGTAGCCCGTCCAGGACCAGATATCCTTGTCCGGCAACTCTCTCCGAATCCGCTTGACCAAGGGCAAGAGAATGCCTGTGTTGAGAAATGGCTCGCCGCCTAGAAGGGTCAGTCCCTGCACATAAGGCTCCGCCAAGTCTTTCATAATCTGCTCCTCCAGCTCTTGCGTATAAGGAATGCCAGCGTTGAAAGACCAAGTAGCCGCATTATAGCAGCCTTCACAGTGAAACATACAGCCACTGACATAGAGGGAGTTGCGGACACCTTCGCCATCCACAAAGTTAAAGGCCTTATAGTCAATGATTCGCCCTTTACTCAGCTCCTCACTTTTCCATTCTTGAGGTTTGGGATTGTTCATCTTCATCCTCCAAATCAATCCAATAACGCTGACTTCTGTCGATTGTATTTTCGTAAACACCGCCAGCAGAGAGAATGGTACGGCGGCTGGCTTCGTTGTCTTCATCGCAGGTAATCAGCACTCGTTCCAGTCCTTGCTTTCGAGCCTCTGCTAACCCGAGCTCCAGCTGCATCTTGGCCAAACCCTTTCTGCGTTGACTGGGCCGGATAGAATAGCCTATATGCCCACCCTCCACAAATAATTTGTCATTCAAGGACAAGCGCAGAGCTAAAAAGCCCAGAGGCAAGCCGGTCTCATCAAAGGATAAAAATTGGATGGCAGGAACCCAACCTGCTGGCAAGTTTGCCACATCTTCCTTCCGTTCTACAATTTTCAGCCAATCCTCATAATCCTTTGCTCGTTTCCAAGTAGAGCCCATGCCGCCGTGCATGTAGGATTTTGCAGCATCGAACTCCGCAATCATCTCTAATATCGCGTTTTTATCTTCCAAAGTTGGTCGTCTTAGCTCCATGCTCCCTCCTCAATCTAAATCAATCCAATAGCGCTCTTTACCAGCTCGAACATCTTCTAATACTCCTCCATTAGCCAGAATCACCGCTCGACTGGCAGCATTGTCACTATCACAAGTCACTAAAGCGCGTTTGATATTTTTACTTTTGGCTACTTGCAAGCCTTGCCGCAGCTGCTCTTTTGCCAATCCTTTCCCACGCGCAGAGGGACGGATACTATAGCCGATATGCCCTCCTTCTTGAAGCAAATGGTCATTGAGCCGCAAGCGCAGATTGAGAAAGCCCACTGCCTGACCATCTGCAGCAAAAGAGATTAGTTGGATGTAGGGCACAAAACCTTGTGGCAAGCCTAGACCTGCCTCAGCTAGCTGAATAGCCTCCAGCCAGTCCTCATAAACAAAATCCGCTCCGCCAAAGAAGCCGTCCTGCCGGCTGCCAGCCGCTTCAAAGTCAGCCAGCATCTCTAAAATCTTTTCCTTGTCTTCTAGTTTCGGTCGTCTCAGCTCCATAGTTCCTCCTGATACGAAGAGAGTGAGACCGCCTTGCGCCCCACTCTGACTTCTATTGTTTCTTGTTCTTTTCTAAAAATTGCTGACGCAGTTTGGCCAATCGCTCTTTTTTGCCATTGCCTCCCCGCGAATGTTTTTCATGGAAACGCTGCACCTGAGCCTTTCCTTTGTCATCCAATTGATACTTTCCCATCTTAATTTCCTTCGTACTTAATAGTTGAGCCATTCATGTGCTTGACCCGAGCTG
This genomic window from Streptococcus cristatus AS 1.3089 contains:
- a CDS encoding tyrosine-protein kinase, coding for MPILELAKKKKLSISRVEEYYNALRTNIQLSGEDIKVIAVSSTFPGEGKTTTSTNLALTFAKAGHKTLLIDADIRNSKMLGGVFKSGEKVSGLTEYLARNTDLSQGLCETDEENLFVITSGQASPNPTALLQSERFTTMMSVLRRHYDYIIVDTPPIGMVVDATLIAKVCDASLLVVSTNEVKRKMVQKSKTQLEQSSTPFLGVVLNKYNVQADKYGFYGSYGHYGDRLKEE
- a CDS encoding CspC family polysaccharide chain length determinant protein; the encoded protein is MNQENQMIEIDVLSLLKTLWKRKFLIILTALLTGILALGYSVFIAKPTYKSTTRIYVVNRQQGENPTLTNQDLQAGSYLVKDYKEIILSQDVLASVISELKLSGSPSDLASKVTVTVPTDTRIVSITVTHADPAEASRIANTLREVAAEKIIAVTKVSDVTTLEEAETPKTPSSPNIRRNTIIGVLAGGVLMVLVVVSVEILDDRVKKPEDIEETLGMTLLGVIPDMSKVG
- the cps4B gene encoding capsular polysaccharide biosynthesis protein Cps4B, which encodes MIDIHSHIIFDVDDGPKTLEDSRRLLEESYRQGVRTIISTSHRRKGMFETPEEKIAANFKQVQDLAKQVADDLTVLYGAEIYYTSDILQKLEEGTFPSLGGTKYILIEFSMNTPYKDIHSALGNVIRLGMTPVVAHIERYHCLENDEDRVSELINMGCYMQVNSSNVLKPKLFGDRYKFMKKRVQFFLERDLVHFVASDMHNLDDRPPYMQKAYQIVAKKYGAERAEELFKTNQEILLSNEFI
- a CDS encoding LCP family protein yields the protein MYQRSKKSKKKSNRLKIFNSTLLGVYTLLAAFLIFTIFRYHFLAFRYVNVLVTVLILAVAVLSGFLIFKGKAERATSALLILALLVGSVSMYAVKGLVDLSAGVNSTSNYSEYEMSIVVPADSDVTDLKQLTSVLAPSGNDQDNVQALMKNISQTQGHELTVDTASSYLAAYKSLTSGEAKAMVLNSVFEDTIRGEDPDYASKIKKIYTHKMSKKIDTAIGKQDPNAEVFNIYVSGIDTYGPISSVSRSDVNIIMTVNRKTKKVLLTTTPRDAYVPIADGGLNQPDKLTHAGIYGVDASVHTLENLYGIDLNYYVRLNFTSFLKLIDLLGGIDIENDQEFTSLHGNYHFPVGKIHLNSDQALGFVRERYSLNGGDNDRGKNQEKVIAAVIKKLTSTDALKNYNAILSGLQDSVQTDMSLETMMNLINTQLESGGSYNVTSQALTGTGNTGLPSYAMPEANLYMMEIDQNSLAAAKAAIQEVMEGK
- the nrdG gene encoding anaerobic ribonucleoside-triphosphate reductase activating protein, with the protein product MNNPKPQEWKSEELSKGRIIDYKAFNFVDGEGVRNSLYVSGCMFHCEGCYNAATWSFNAGIPYTQELEEQIMKDLAEPYVQGLTLLGGEPFLNTGILLPLVKRIRRELPDKDIWSWTGYTWEEMMLETEDKLELLSLIDILVDGRFDITKKNLMLQFRGSSNQRIIDVQKSLQSGQVVIWDKLNDGLQAYEQVDRDGLL
- a CDS encoding GNAT family N-acetyltransferase; the protein is MELRRPTLEDKNAILEMIAEFDAAKSYMHGGMGSTWKRAKDYEDWLKIVERKEDVANLPAGWVPAIQFLSFDETGLPLGFLALRLSLNDKLFVEGGHIGYSIRPSQRRKGLAKMQLELGLAEARKQGLERVLITCDEDNEASRRTILSAGGVYENTIDRSQRYWIDLEDEDEQSQTSRMEK
- a CDS encoding GNAT family N-acetyltransferase, with protein sequence MELRRPKLEDKEKILEMLADFEAAGSRQDGFFGGADFVYEDWLEAIQLAEAGLGLPQGFVPYIQLISFAADGQAVGFLNLRLRLNDHLLQEGGHIGYSIRPSARGKGLAKEQLRQGLQVAKSKNIKRALVTCDSDNAASRAVILANGGVLEDVRAGKERYWIDLD